The sequence TGTTATATAGTAATGGAGATCCAGGAGATGATACATATTCCCAGCATGGCTCCTCTCTTAGGCAAACAGGAACTGTGCAGGATGGTGTTGTCAATGATAGCAAGCTGAAGAAGGTTAAGCTTAAAGTTGGGGGTGTGACGCGCACCATTCAAACCAAAACTGATTCTCATGGTGCATATGGTGGTGGTTTGTCTACAAATGCACGAGCCTTGGATGGTTCGCAGCCACGTCAGAAATCCACTTCACAGGTTTATCAGTGTTTCTTCTCAAGTAGTTAGTTATTTAGATTCTTTAAATCCACTTGGATTTTGAGTTTGTGTTCTTTAAAGTAGTCTCCCTTAAGAATTATTTGGtttcattattttgaaaagGAGGTGAACCGCACGAGATTTTCTGTGTCACTGCTCTACTGGTTCCTCTCTAACGTACTTTAAAAACTCAGAAGGAAAACATGTAGATAGATGTTGCATTATTATAGGTTTATTAGGGAACAGAATTTTGAAGTGCATAAGAATCAAAGATTAAGAATAAGTTAAAAATTACTCAGTTTAGCCCCAAAGTATTAGCTAGGAATTTGCACTTGTGGCAGAAAACCAGCGGTTTTAGGTCAACCCCGTGCCTTATGTTGGATACAGTTTTGGATACTAATGCCAAACTCCCGATGATgcaaattgtgattaattgcGATTTACCAAAGAAAGAAATCTACTTCTATTGCTAGTAAATCTTCggcatttattttttttgtcctaTTATCACTGTAATAAAATTTCAATGCTGTCCAATTAACCTTTTCCTCTCTATTTAAGGACACATCAAGCAAAGACGGTCTTTCGGAAAAGAAAAGTGGGTTGCAAGGAATTATGTCAAGAGATTCGCCCAAGGGTTCTTTTGCTGCTGGCAAAGGCGATATGGGGAAGATGCCAATGACGAATCCCTTCGAAAAAGGAGGTGACAAATCAGATCCAACCCGTAAGAGTAAGAGGGTTCCAAAGAGGCGTGTATCGGAATGGTTTGATGAGGATGGGGAAGATGATGAGATTCGATACTTGGAAAAGCTTAAAACCTCGAAGATTTCAGGATATaaagattttgaggaggaatCGACCAACAAAAGAAGTGTTTCCCGGGTTTCAAAGGTTAGCAAGTTTGAAAAGGATGAAAATGTGGGAAGGTCAAGGAAGAAATCTGAGCAAGGTTCTGAGGACACTGCTTATGAGGTGGAAGAGTTCGTGTCTGATGGTGAGGCTGAAGGAAAAAAGAAGCAGAAACAAAGGAAGGAATCCTCAGATTCATCGATCGATGCGATGAGAGGAGAAATGACTCTTACAACACGACAACGAGCTCTCCTATCTAGCAAGGATTCTTCTGCTGCTGCTTCTGCGAGTCAGATTGAGTTCCCTAATGGTTTACCACCGGCTCCACCTCGAAGTAATACCCTGTAGTTACTTATTTGTTCCAGTCGTATTTCATTGCTCTAATACTTTTTCCTGATTTTCAAATTTGTCTTGCCATCTTTGCTTTTCGACAGAGCAAAAGGAGAAGCTCACTGATGTTGAGCAGCAACTGAAGAAAGCAGAGGCTGCTCAGAAACGTAGAATGCAAAATGAGAAGGCTGCTCGTGAATCAGAGGTTTCACTTGTTCCTTTTCCTTCTTACTGTATGTACTCTTTTAAGATCATACGATGATGAAATGAGCATAACCTTTTGGAATTTGCAGGCTGAGGCAATTAGGAAAATCCTAGGACAAGATTCTAACAGGAAGAAGCGAGAAGATAAAATAAAGAAGCGGCAGGAAGAGTTGGCTCAGGTAAACTGCTTGTTGGTAGGTACATTGCCTTTTGTAGTGAAGTTATGAAGctgacaattaattaatatctatCTGGCAGGAGAAGGCTGCCAAAGAGCAGATGCTTGCAAAAAGCACTATCAGAGTGGTTATGGGCCCTACCGGCACTGTTGTGACATTTCCTGAAGATATGGGTTTACCTCATATTTTTGACTCTAAACCTTGCAGGTAACGGTTTTCTCCATCTCcacttctttttgttttgtatgAATTTGGAAACAGGAGATGGAGCCTGGATATCTTTGATTCGCTACATGAATGAAGCACTATTTAAGTTGCTAAGGGGTTCTGGATTGTGTTTTTATTGCTGAATTGCAGTTATCCTCCCCCTCGTGAGCAATGTGCTGGTCCTTCCTGCGTGAATCCGTACAAGTATCGTGATTCTAAGACAAAACTTCCTCTTTGCAGTCTGCAGTGCTATAAGGCAATTCGTGAGAAGGAGCAGGCTTGAAAGCCTGCTAAAAATTGTTTTGACATATGCTCTTGCACATTGTTTAGATTTAATCAAGTATAACGAGGATATCTTTTCCATATGCAGTAATCATGAACAGAGATATCTGGGAACAAATTGTATACAGGAATGTTTTGGTGTCTCATAAATGTATGCTGCGTGCCCCTAGTTAATTTTTCATCCCtcattgtttatttgtttttccCTATTTGCTGTCCAGTTGAGCATGTTCTGGTGATTGTTTTCCTCTCTCTTGGAGTGCATTC comes from Solanum pennellii chromosome 1, SPENNV200 and encodes:
- the LOC107008116 gene encoding soluble guanylate cyclase gcy-33; its protein translation is MDESGGTRFEGLNATVRKKRSLMLRRPRPEKPFFHEGRDQSPLTPVSDDFGRVSSDENTDDANAGRKMFNLNHCMSRGSVSRVDEDYTFKKSKDGGSSLLYSNGDPGDDTYSQHGSSLRQTGTVQDGVVNDSKLKKVKLKVGGVTRTIQTKTDSHGAYGGGLSTNARALDGSQPRQKSTSQDTSSKDGLSEKKSGLQGIMSRDSPKGSFAAGKGDMGKMPMTNPFEKGGDKSDPTRKSKRVPKRRVSEWFDEDGEDDEIRYLEKLKTSKISGYKDFEEESTNKRSVSRVSKVSKFEKDENVGRSRKKSEQGSEDTAYEVEEFVSDGEAEGKKKQKQRKESSDSSIDAMRGEMTLTTRQRALLSSKDSSAAASASQIEFPNGLPPAPPRKQKEKLTDVEQQLKKAEAAQKRRMQNEKAARESEAEAIRKILGQDSNRKKREDKIKKRQEELAQEKAAKEQMLAKSTIRVVMGPTGTVVTFPEDMGLPHIFDSKPCSYPPPREQCAGPSCVNPYKYRDSKTKLPLCSLQCYKAIREKEQA